Proteins encoded within one genomic window of Bacteroides sedimenti:
- the aroB gene encoding 3-dehydroquinate synthase, whose protein sequence is MNKQEVILCEKLAEDLLNAMNSKPFDKLFVLTDKHTAVLCLPAIQDLLQKHDAISITIPAGDINKNLDTLAYVWTQLSQQGATRHSLLINLGGGMTTDLGGFAAASFKRGIRYINIPTTLLAMVDASVGGKTGINFNGLKNEIGAFAPASSVLIETEFLKTLDQENFFSGYAEMLKHGLISNADHWAELLNFSSDPIDYQLLKVLVGKSVKIKEDIVEQDPFEKGIRKALNLGHTVGHAFESMSFEENRPVLHGYAVAWGIVCELYLSSIKTGFPTDKLRQTVQFIKENYGCFGIDCNCYEKLFDYMLHDKKNTAGVINFTLLKEVGEICINQSATKDEIFEMFDFYRECMGL, encoded by the coding sequence ATGAATAAACAAGAGGTAATCCTTTGCGAAAAGCTAGCAGAAGATCTGCTCAATGCAATGAACAGCAAACCATTTGACAAGCTTTTTGTGCTGACCGATAAGCATACTGCTGTTCTTTGCCTGCCTGCCATACAGGATTTGCTACAGAAACATGATGCAATTTCGATTACGATCCCTGCCGGAGATATTAATAAGAATCTGGATACTCTGGCATATGTCTGGACACAATTGAGCCAGCAAGGGGCTACCCGTCATTCACTACTGATAAATCTAGGAGGAGGAATGACAACCGACCTGGGCGGATTTGCTGCAGCATCCTTCAAAAGAGGAATCAGATACATAAACATACCAACCACCCTTCTGGCAATGGTCGACGCATCGGTTGGAGGAAAAACCGGTATCAACTTCAACGGACTGAAGAATGAAATCGGTGCTTTTGCTCCTGCCAGCAGTGTATTGATTGAAACTGAATTCCTGAAAACGCTAGATCAGGAGAACTTCTTCTCAGGTTATGCAGAAATGCTGAAGCATGGTTTGATAAGCAATGCCGACCATTGGGCAGAACTACTGAACTTTTCTTCCGACCCAATTGACTATCAGTTGCTAAAGGTGCTTGTGGGCAAATCGGTGAAAATAAAAGAAGATATTGTGGAGCAGGACCCGTTTGAAAAAGGAATCCGCAAAGCTCTGAATCTTGGGCACACAGTGGGACATGCTTTTGAAAGTATGTCGTTTGAAGAAAACCGTCCAGTTCTTCATGGATATGCAGTAGCTTGGGGAATTGTTTGCGAACTATACTTATCTTCCATAAAAACAGGATTTCCAACCGACAAACTGAGACAAACCGTTCAGTTTATTAAGGAGAACTATGGCTGTTTCGGCATTGACTGCAACTGCTACGAAAAGCTGTTTGACTATATGCTACACGATAAAAAAAATACGGCAGGAGTCATTAACTTCACCCTGCTCAAAGAGGTGGGCGAGATATGTATCAATCAATCAGCCACAAAAGACGAAATCTTTGAGATGTTCGACTTTTATCGCGAATGCATGGGGCTTTAA
- a CDS encoding outer membrane beta-barrel protein, with protein MKHKFTLLISCFFCVLSLEAQTNRASVTGKIVDESTKIPVEQAAVRVLSLPDSTFVTGVSSKKDGSFSIASLKKGHYALKISFIGYTSIIKSLQLTSSKPSVALGELQMKADAVMLKGAVVTAEAPPVTVVQDTVVYNASAYRVQEGAMLEELVKKLPGAEVSTEGKVTINGKEVKKIMVDGKEFFSDDPKVAMKNLPANMVENVKAYDKKSDLARVTGIDDGDEEPVLDLTVKKGMKRGWIGNLITGMGDQKRYETGVMASQFTDNAQITVIGTANNTNNQGFSEFGDAGQGMGGNAGAGVNASKSIGLNFAKSTNKLDLGGNVKYGRSDRDAVMKSSSETRVLDKDTTSINYSNNNNSTRRFRNDLDANFRLEWKPDSMTNIMFRPNVTYSNTDNFANGYSTKSNRNHELVNKTQSKSNSNSDYLSLSGSLQVNRKLNSKGRSITLRAEYGYNNNETDQYSYSNTLLYLSNKKILQDRYIDNTGNGFNYRLQAIYIEPIFTNRFLQFRYSYQNRYSALNKYTYNLDTLTNRYSDIYDESQSNVVSNRYATNQFEVSLRTIRPKYMYNIGISLEPQSSKSKTAIGPNKKDNPLSQNVVNFSPTIDFHYRFSKQKQLRFMYRGRSTSPSIENLQPIIDKTDTLNIRLGNPNLKPSYSNRFMLFFNNFMQESQRSITANLFFNNTINSVASRMSYEESTGITKTYLENVNGNWNTQGFLTFSSPLKNRKFTISTTSNASFSNIVSFTSLAKRDSVYTEPQKSTTQNLNLGQRMTGNFRCDLFDLSLNAGIRYSLVKNNKQKDSNRETFDYTFGGNTNINLPWNVYLSSDVNCNIRSGYSDGYKKEITIWNAQLSKTFLRNNRATLRFKIYDILHQQSSLTRTIDGTMIQDTEYNTLGSYFMVHFVYRFNTLGGKAPSRRGGFDRHGPEDGPRERPRGGDRPGGGGFPGGGGPGMM; from the coding sequence ATGAAACACAAGTTTACATTACTTATATCCTGCTTTTTCTGCGTATTATCGCTTGAAGCACAAACTAATAGAGCTTCTGTGACTGGAAAGATAGTCGATGAAAGTACAAAAATTCCCGTAGAACAGGCTGCTGTTCGAGTGCTATCATTGCCGGACAGTACTTTTGTTACCGGAGTATCCAGTAAAAAAGACGGTTCATTTTCAATCGCATCTCTTAAAAAAGGACATTATGCATTAAAGATCTCATTTATTGGTTATACCTCAATAATAAAATCACTTCAATTGACATCGTCTAAACCTTCCGTTGCTTTAGGAGAACTCCAGATGAAAGCGGATGCGGTAATGTTGAAAGGTGCTGTGGTAACGGCAGAAGCTCCTCCAGTAACAGTCGTGCAGGATACTGTAGTTTACAATGCTTCAGCTTATCGTGTTCAGGAAGGTGCGATGCTGGAAGAACTGGTGAAGAAACTGCCTGGTGCTGAAGTTAGTACGGAAGGAAAGGTAACCATCAATGGAAAAGAGGTCAAGAAAATCATGGTAGACGGTAAAGAGTTCTTCAGTGATGACCCAAAGGTGGCAATGAAAAATTTGCCAGCAAACATGGTGGAGAATGTGAAAGCGTACGATAAGAAATCGGACCTGGCAAGGGTTACTGGTATTGACGACGGAGATGAGGAACCGGTACTTGACCTGACAGTGAAGAAAGGAATGAAAAGGGGATGGATCGGGAATCTAATCACTGGTATGGGTGATCAGAAACGATATGAAACCGGAGTAATGGCAAGCCAGTTTACCGATAATGCTCAGATTACTGTAATCGGTACTGCTAATAATACCAATAACCAGGGATTTTCCGAGTTCGGAGATGCCGGGCAGGGCATGGGAGGAAATGCTGGTGCAGGGGTTAATGCTTCTAAGTCTATAGGCCTGAACTTTGCCAAAAGCACCAATAAACTGGACCTTGGCGGTAATGTGAAATACGGACGTTCGGACAGAGATGCTGTGATGAAAAGTTCATCAGAGACAAGGGTGCTTGATAAAGATACTACATCGATTAATTATTCTAACAATAATAATTCAACCAGACGATTTAGGAATGACTTGGATGCCAATTTTCGTTTGGAATGGAAACCTGATTCCATGACAAATATTATGTTTCGTCCCAATGTAACCTATTCGAATACTGATAATTTTGCTAATGGGTACTCCACAAAATCTAATAGAAATCATGAACTTGTTAACAAAACACAGTCCAAGTCAAACAGCAATTCAGACTATTTATCACTGAGTGGAAGCCTGCAGGTCAACAGAAAGCTGAACAGTAAAGGACGCAGCATTACTTTGCGTGCGGAATATGGCTATAACAACAATGAAACAGACCAATATTCTTACTCAAATACGCTCCTGTATTTATCCAATAAAAAAATTCTTCAAGACAGATACATAGATAATACAGGTAATGGATTCAATTACCGGTTACAGGCTATCTATATTGAACCAATCTTCACCAATCGCTTTCTGCAGTTCAGATACAGCTATCAGAACAGATATTCTGCATTAAATAAATATACTTATAACCTCGACACTCTTACTAACCGCTATTCTGATATATATGATGAGTCGCAAAGTAATGTAGTGAGTAATCGGTATGCAACAAATCAGTTTGAGGTTTCATTAAGAACGATTCGCCCTAAATACATGTATAATATAGGAATCAGTCTGGAGCCTCAGTCTTCAAAGAGTAAAACTGCAATTGGACCAAACAAGAAGGATAATCCACTGAGTCAAAATGTGGTTAATTTCTCTCCAACCATAGATTTTCATTATCGTTTCTCAAAACAGAAGCAACTCCGGTTTATGTATAGGGGAAGAAGCACGTCACCTAGCATCGAAAACCTCCAACCGATAATTGATAAGACAGATACGCTTAATATAAGACTGGGTAACCCAAACTTAAAACCCTCTTATTCCAACCGGTTCATGCTTTTCTTCAATAATTTTATGCAAGAAAGTCAGCGAAGCATAACGGCAAATCTATTTTTCAATAATACCATAAACAGTGTGGCCAGCCGAATGAGTTATGAAGAATCAACAGGTATTACAAAGACATATCTTGAAAATGTAAATGGTAACTGGAATACTCAGGGGTTTTTAACGTTCAGTTCTCCCTTGAAAAATAGAAAGTTTACCATTAGTACCACCTCGAATGCATCATTTAGCAATATAGTAAGTTTTACTAGTCTTGCCAAAAGAGACTCTGTATACACTGAACCACAGAAGAGTACCACTCAAAATTTGAATCTGGGGCAGCGTATGACGGGTAATTTTCGTTGCGATCTATTCGACCTGAGTCTTAACGCGGGTATCAGATATTCACTTGTAAAGAACAACAAACAAAAAGATAGCAATCGAGAAACGTTTGATTATACTTTCGGAGGGAATACAAACATAAATCTTCCATGGAATGTGTACCTTTCGTCGGATGTGAATTGCAATATCAGAAGCGGATACTCAGATGGATATAAAAAGGAAATAACAATCTGGAATGCGCAGCTTTCCAAAACTTTCCTTAGAAATAACCGTGCTACGCTCCGTTTTAAAATATATGATATCCTGCATCAACAAAGTAGTCTGACACGTACAATTGATGGAACCATGATACAAGACACTGAATACAACACTTTAGGCAGTTACTTTATGGTTCATTTCGTTTACAGGTTTAATACTCTGGGCGGTAAAGCTCCATCCAGACGTGGTGGATTTGATAGGCACGGTCCTGAAGATGGTCCCCGGGAAAGACCCCGTGGTGGCGACAGGCCCGGTGGCGGTGGATTCCCCGGTGGCGGTGGCCCCGGTATGATGTAA
- the cls gene encoding cardiolipin synthase, translating into MEWSSIFNSIFSVTYNILYFGVIIGMIIIIILDNRNPVKTMAWVLVLAFLPYVGIVFYFFFGRSTRREKIISKKSFNRLMKKPMAEFVAQESYDLPADQYQVAQLFRNTNQALPFEGNQLGIYTDGYSMIQSLVKELMQAKSHIHMEFYIFENDPIGRLMRDVLIDKARQGVEVRLIYDDVGCWHVPNRFFEEMIEAGIDARAFLKVRFPLFTSKVNYRNHRKIVVIDGKVGFVGGMNIALRYIRGFDWGIWRDTHLMAKGKAVHGLQTAFLLDWYFVNQTLLTSNKFFPVIESSGNSLVQVVTSDPIAEWKEIMQGLCLAISSAKKYFYIQTPYFLPTEPILASLQTAALAGVDIRLMIPQKADAVITHLATCSYLKDVMKAGVKVFLYQKGFLHSKLMVSDDALSTVGSTNMDFRSFEHNFEVNAFMYDEPTAIRLKEIFFQDQRDCIPLYLKNWEKRSKKQKVKESVVRILSPML; encoded by the coding sequence ATGGAGTGGAGTAGCATCTTTAATAGTATTTTTTCAGTAACTTATAATATTCTTTATTTTGGGGTGATTATCGGAATGATTATTATCATTATTCTCGATAATCGCAACCCGGTAAAGACCATGGCTTGGGTATTGGTTCTTGCCTTTCTTCCGTATGTGGGCATTGTATTCTATTTCTTCTTCGGACGAAGTACCCGTCGGGAAAAAATTATCAGCAAAAAGAGTTTTAATAGACTGATGAAAAAGCCGATGGCTGAATTCGTAGCTCAGGAGTCATATGATTTACCTGCTGATCAGTACCAGGTGGCTCAACTTTTCCGTAACACCAATCAAGCTCTTCCTTTTGAAGGTAACCAGTTGGGGATATATACTGATGGTTATTCAATGATTCAGTCCCTTGTCAAAGAACTGATGCAGGCAAAAAGCCATATCCATATGGAGTTCTACATTTTTGAGAACGATCCGATAGGACGTTTAATGCGCGACGTTCTCATAGACAAAGCACGTCAGGGAGTTGAAGTCCGTTTGATATACGATGATGTGGGGTGCTGGCATGTACCAAACCGTTTTTTTGAAGAAATGATTGAAGCGGGCATCGATGCAAGAGCTTTCCTTAAAGTCCGCTTCCCGTTGTTTACCAGTAAAGTGAATTACCGTAATCACCGTAAAATTGTTGTTATTGACGGGAAAGTAGGATTTGTTGGTGGCATGAATATTGCCTTACGATACATCAGAGGCTTTGACTGGGGAATATGGAGAGACACACATTTGATGGCTAAAGGAAAAGCCGTGCACGGATTGCAGACAGCTTTTCTACTGGACTGGTATTTTGTGAATCAGACCTTGCTGACTTCCAATAAATTTTTCCCGGTAATAGAATCTTCAGGAAATTCCCTAGTTCAGGTGGTTACGAGTGATCCGATTGCGGAATGGAAAGAAATTATGCAGGGATTATGCCTGGCCATCAGCAGTGCCAAAAAATATTTCTATATACAAACGCCTTATTTCCTACCGACAGAACCGATACTTGCATCATTGCAAACAGCCGCGCTGGCAGGAGTGGACATCCGGTTGATGATTCCACAGAAGGCAGATGCTGTGATTACCCATTTGGCAACTTGTTCTTATCTGAAAGATGTGATGAAGGCAGGTGTGAAGGTTTTCCTTTACCAGAAAGGATTTCTCCACTCTAAGCTGATGGTTTCGGATGATGCACTTTCAACAGTCGGTTCCACCAACATGGATTTTCGTAGTTTTGAGCACAACTTTGAGGTGAACGCTTTTATGTACGATGAACCGACTGCAATACGCCTGAAAGAGATCTTCTTTCAGGATCAACGCGATTGCATTCCTTTGTATCTTAAAAACTGGGAAAAGCGCTCAAAAAAACAAAAAGTGAAGGAATCGGTTGTTCGGATACTAAGTCCGATGCTTTAA
- a CDS encoding RsmD family RNA methyltransferase, translating into MRVISGIYKRRRFDVPKSFKARPTTDFAKENIFNVLCNNYVDFEEGITALDLFAGTGSISIELVSRGCDKVISVEKDPAHYAFICKVMETVKTDKCIPIRGDVFKFIGSSREKFDLIFADPPYALPNLNDIPRIIFEKGLLKDDGILVLEHGKENNFEDDPHFLERRVYGSVNFSIFSNKEE; encoded by the coding sequence ATGCGAGTTATAAGCGGAATATATAAAAGAAGAAGGTTTGATGTGCCTAAGTCGTTCAAGGCAAGGCCAACTACCGATTTTGCTAAAGAAAACATTTTCAATGTTCTTTGCAATAATTACGTAGATTTTGAGGAAGGCATTACAGCGCTCGATCTCTTTGCCGGAACCGGTAGCATCAGCATCGAGTTGGTTTCACGCGGATGCGACAAGGTTATCTCCGTAGAGAAAGACCCTGCTCATTATGCATTTATATGCAAGGTGATGGAAACAGTGAAGACTGACAAATGTATTCCCATCCGCGGCGACGTATTCAAATTTATCGGTTCATCTCGTGAGAAGTTTGATCTTATTTTTGCAGATCCTCCTTACGCATTACCCAATCTAAATGACATTCCTCGCATTATATTTGAAAAAGGACTATTAAAAGATGATGGAATACTGGTGCTGGAGCATGGAAAGGAGAACAATTTCGAAGATGATCCACACTTTCTGGAACGACGTGTTTATGGTAGCGTGAATTTCTCTATTTTCTCAAACAAAGAGGAATAG
- a CDS encoding sigma-70 family RNA polymerase sigma factor, producing the protein MDETFLVRQLKEGNQLAFNNLYKIYSAKAFALSFKYLCNKELAEDAVQNLFMKIWIKREDLDEDKPINRFIFTVLKNDLLNILRDTKNDIFVLDDCLEFLNYLDEETSYQELEQEQFEMIHKAIEQLSPQRKKIFAMKISGKYSNQEIADLLHLSVNTIKFQYCQSIKQIKTLIREYAIMLLM; encoded by the coding sequence ATGGATGAAACATTTTTAGTACGACAATTAAAAGAAGGAAATCAACTTGCATTCAATAATCTTTATAAGATTTATAGTGCAAAAGCATTTGCATTGTCATTTAAATACCTTTGCAATAAAGAACTTGCTGAGGATGCAGTTCAGAATCTATTTATGAAAATATGGATCAAGCGTGAAGATTTGGATGAAGATAAACCAATCAACCGATTCATTTTTACTGTCCTGAAGAATGACTTGTTGAATATCCTACGCGATACTAAGAATGATATATTTGTACTTGATGATTGTCTGGAATTTCTTAATTATCTTGATGAAGAGACAAGCTACCAGGAATTAGAGCAGGAACAATTTGAAATGATACATAAAGCCATCGAGCAATTATCTCCTCAAAGGAAAAAAATCTTCGCCATGAAGATATCCGGTAAATACTCTAATCAGGAGATTGCCGATTTACTCCATTTATCTGTTAATACCATTAAGTTTCAATATTGCCAGTCAATAAAGCAGATTAAAACATTGATTAGAGAATATGCAATTATGCTTCTGATGTAA
- a CDS encoding FecR family protein encodes MHIKNTHKNADPEIINYISEHIDNDIDCLLEDKPLNMGDRKVPEFDEYKVYQNILNEVNKRKKRKIWPAVRWACAIALLLFNISYFTYQYVIDYKPVYQEVYASKGEKLVVLLADGSRVWLNADSKLVYPDKFGGDERKVSLVGEAYFEIKKNSKMPFIVSADEMRIKVTGTKFNVSAYPSDKDITATLDEGKISIGSSQNNSSLLEMFPGQTAVYERESNKCKIRTNEYYKEDSNWKENRLAFRNTSLQDVLNVLSRQFNVTFSVNDTQIKSFTYTFVSKNNDLGNILETIESITPVQFKKTSDGVYIARRK; translated from the coding sequence ATGCATATTAAGAATACACACAAAAATGCAGACCCGGAAATTATTAATTATATTTCTGAGCACATAGACAATGATATTGATTGTTTACTGGAAGATAAGCCATTGAACATGGGTGATCGTAAAGTTCCAGAGTTCGATGAATACAAAGTATATCAGAATATACTTAATGAAGTAAACAAAAGAAAGAAACGGAAAATTTGGCCGGCTGTCAGATGGGCTTGCGCAATTGCATTACTTCTGTTCAACATCAGTTACTTTACTTATCAATATGTGATAGACTATAAACCAGTTTATCAGGAGGTTTATGCATCAAAAGGAGAAAAACTTGTAGTTCTCTTAGCCGATGGAAGCCGTGTGTGGTTAAATGCTGATTCAAAACTAGTTTATCCGGATAAATTTGGAGGAGATGAACGAAAAGTATCACTTGTCGGAGAAGCCTATTTTGAAATCAAGAAGAATTCGAAAATGCCTTTCATCGTATCGGCCGATGAGATGCGAATAAAGGTTACCGGAACAAAATTTAATGTTTCAGCTTATCCTTCTGACAAAGATATTACAGCTACACTCGACGAAGGAAAAATAAGCATTGGCTCCAGTCAAAATAATTCTTCTTTGCTTGAAATGTTTCCGGGACAGACTGCTGTTTATGAAAGAGAGAGTAATAAATGCAAAATCAGAACGAATGAATACTACAAGGAGGATTCCAACTGGAAAGAGAATCGCCTGGCGTTCCGGAATACGTCGTTGCAGGATGTGCTGAATGTGCTTTCCAGACAGTTTAACGTAACATTCAGTGTGAATGATACACAAATAAAATCCTTCACTTATACTTTCGTCTCTAAGAATAATGATCTTGGTAATATTTTGGAAACAATTGAATCTATTACGCCTGTTCAATTTAAGAAAACTTCGGACGGAGTGTATATAGCCAGAAGAAAATGA
- a CDS encoding TonB-dependent receptor has product MRKKQQFSFARKWLMIGAICFSIPIAAYSQQQKVSANIHNRTLKEAIQLLSKQTSMNVAYSKEFVDTDKNVNLKVKNVTLEEALNLLLKNTNIGFRFLDNSILLFNKNEQKSPVKTEKKEISIHGKVVDKATGEPIIGSTVGVAGMSACTITDVNGDYSLKVAEGSTLLFSFIGYTEARHVVNRSGSLDIALTENTVQLNDVVVVGYGVQKKVNLTGAVAAVKGSELENRPITNATSGLQGLLPGVTITNNSGQPGANSTSIIVRGISTINSNTSPLILIDGVAGGDINLINPDDIESVSVLKDAASSSIYGARAANGVILITTKQGAKKDKTTVSYSGYVGFQSPTSLPELVNGREYMDLENEARLAAGFGKVYQEDAYNDYDNGTDPNNYSNTNWIDAIYKKRALQTNHNISVKGGTEKASYFMSYGYLDQEGLIVGDGYNSKRHNARINVDTEAFNRLKLNANVSFVDYYRNDCGGSGTSGVFRLAQRISPLIPIYWKKQADDGTWVDSDVFSSASVKNPVDVAYNSGYSKRNSRTLNGIMNASLKIIEGLNISGQYAANYYVRDINSWSPKMPKYFSDFTEDPGNINLKNQVSKSYFNTLTQTLNAQINYDASLGKHHFKTLAGFSQEWSYTNTLSASRKQVLLDGVEVIDGGTEDIINGGTAYDWALRSYFGRINYDFAEKYLFEANIRADGTSRFAPENRWGYFPSFSAGWRFTEEEFMKFVKPVMDSGKIRVSWGELGNQNISDDYYPYLTAIEQVDKAYPIGNQSNVGYKQTFFGNSKIKWETIRMFNVGVDFTFFGNRLNATFDWYKKENIDALVRPIYPSLIGIASTSHLPLENIGAIENKGWELSLAWRDRVGDITYSAMFNIFDSRNKITDLGNSAPILENNLRRVGSPINAYYGYLTDGLVQISDFEGQNEQGKYINPKFAMMSAYTNIIQPGDVKYRDISGKDGVPDGIIDNYDKVEFGDPYPRYNYSFKGDIGWKGFDLSFYLQGVGKVSGYLTEEARHCFINDYSVPKKSHLDRWTPNNPGASYPRMYYAQTHNMEFSDYWLEDASYLRLKNLQVGYSFPKSMLKKMQISKLRAYISMDNLFTITNYFSGFDPEVRETAGDAYPQVKTYVLGLNVTF; this is encoded by the coding sequence ATGAGAAAAAAACAACAGTTTTCATTTGCCAGAAAATGGCTAATGATTGGCGCTATATGTTTTAGCATTCCCATTGCAGCATATTCGCAACAACAGAAAGTTTCAGCAAATATTCACAATCGAACCTTAAAAGAGGCTATCCAGCTGCTTAGTAAGCAAACTTCAATGAACGTTGCTTATAGTAAAGAATTTGTTGATACAGATAAAAATGTCAATCTTAAAGTAAAGAATGTAACATTGGAAGAGGCTTTAAACCTACTCCTGAAAAACACAAATATAGGGTTTCGTTTCCTTGATAATAGCATTCTTCTTTTTAATAAGAATGAACAAAAATCTCCTGTAAAAACTGAAAAAAAAGAGATATCAATACATGGTAAAGTCGTAGATAAGGCTACCGGAGAGCCCATTATAGGTTCAACTGTTGGAGTGGCTGGCATGTCAGCATGTACAATAACCGACGTAAATGGAGACTACTCACTCAAAGTTGCCGAAGGGAGCACCTTGCTTTTCTCTTTTATAGGTTATACAGAGGCCAGGCACGTTGTTAATCGTTCAGGATCTCTCGATATAGCACTAACAGAAAATACAGTTCAGCTAAACGATGTAGTGGTTGTTGGTTATGGAGTTCAAAAGAAGGTAAATCTGACGGGAGCTGTGGCAGCAGTAAAAGGCAGTGAACTGGAAAACCGCCCGATAACAAATGCCACTTCCGGATTACAAGGTTTATTACCTGGTGTAACTATTACCAATAACAGTGGCCAGCCGGGAGCAAATTCAACTTCTATAATTGTTCGTGGTATAAGCACGATTAATAGCAATACTTCACCATTAATTCTTATAGACGGTGTTGCTGGTGGTGATATTAACCTGATTAACCCTGATGATATTGAATCTGTTTCGGTTTTAAAGGATGCAGCATCATCTTCTATTTATGGTGCCAGAGCAGCGAATGGGGTTATTCTTATTACTACCAAGCAAGGGGCTAAAAAGGATAAAACTACTGTTAGTTATAGTGGTTATGTTGGTTTTCAGTCTCCAACTTCTTTACCCGAGTTAGTGAATGGTAGAGAATATATGGATCTGGAAAATGAAGCCCGTCTGGCTGCCGGCTTCGGTAAAGTTTATCAAGAAGATGCCTACAATGATTATGATAATGGTACTGATCCGAATAACTATTCCAACACCAATTGGATTGATGCAATTTACAAGAAGAGAGCTCTACAAACCAATCATAACATTAGCGTGAAAGGTGGTACAGAGAAAGCATCTTATTTCATGTCATATGGTTATCTTGACCAGGAAGGCTTGATCGTTGGAGATGGATATAATTCAAAAAGACACAATGCCCGTATTAATGTGGATACCGAGGCTTTCAACCGGTTGAAACTGAATGCCAATGTCAGCTTTGTGGATTATTATCGCAACGATTGTGGCGGAAGCGGAACTTCTGGTGTATTTCGTCTGGCACAACGTATATCTCCACTTATCCCAATCTATTGGAAAAAGCAGGCAGATGATGGAACATGGGTTGACTCGGATGTTTTTTCGAGCGCTTCAGTAAAGAATCCGGTTGATGTTGCTTATAACTCTGGATATAGTAAAAGAAATTCCAGAACGTTAAACGGTATTATGAATGCTTCTCTGAAAATTATCGAAGGATTAAATATTAGTGGACAATATGCAGCAAACTATTATGTGAGAGACATCAATAGTTGGTCTCCCAAAATGCCTAAGTATTTTTCAGATTTTACTGAAGATCCTGGAAATATTAACCTGAAAAACCAAGTATCAAAATCATATTTCAATACTTTGACTCAGACTTTGAATGCTCAGATTAACTATGATGCCTCACTGGGTAAACATCATTTCAAAACTTTGGCTGGTTTTTCTCAGGAATGGTCATACACAAACACACTTTCAGCTTCTCGTAAACAGGTTTTGCTGGACGGAGTAGAAGTGATTGACGGAGGAACGGAAGATATCATTAATGGAGGAACAGCATACGACTGGGCACTTCGCTCATATTTTGGACGTATTAACTATGATTTTGCTGAAAAATACCTGTTCGAAGCAAATATCCGTGCAGATGGAACTTCTCGTTTCGCTCCCGAAAACCGTTGGGGATACTTTCCGTCTTTTTCTGCCGGATGGCGTTTTACAGAAGAAGAGTTCATGAAGTTTGTAAAACCTGTGATGGATTCTGGTAAAATCCGTGTTTCATGGGGAGAGCTGGGTAACCAGAATATCAGTGATGATTATTATCCTTATCTCACAGCAATTGAGCAGGTAGATAAAGCTTATCCTATAGGTAATCAGTCGAATGTGGGATATAAACAAACGTTCTTTGGTAATTCTAAGATAAAATGGGAGACTATTCGCATGTTCAATGTCGGAGTTGATTTTACTTTTTTCGGGAATCGTCTGAATGCAACGTTTGATTGGTACAAGAAAGAAAATATTGATGCTTTGGTACGTCCCATTTATCCATCATTGATAGGTATTGCAAGTACAAGCCATTTGCCATTAGAGAATATTGGGGCAATTGAGAATAAAGGTTGGGAGTTGTCATTGGCATGGCGTGACAGGGTAGGAGATATTACTTATTCTGCAATGTTTAACATCTTCGATTCACGCAATAAGATAACCGATCTGGGAAACAGTGCACCGATACTTGAAAACAATCTGCGTAGAGTAGGTAGCCCGATTAATGCTTATTACGGATACCTGACTGATGGGCTAGTTCAGATTTCTGATTTTGAAGGACAAAATGAACAGGGGAAATATATCAATCCTAAATTTGCAATGATGAGTGCCTATACAAACATCATTCAGCCGGGTGATGTAAAATATCGTGATATCAGCGGAAAAGATGGAGTACCTGATGGAATAATTGATAATTATGATAAAGTGGAATTTGGTGACCCATATCCAAGATATAATTATTCATTCAAAGGTGATATAGGATGGAAAGGGTTCGACCTCTCCTTTTATTTGCAGGGAGTTGGAAAAGTTAGCGGATATCTGACTGAAGAGGCGCGTCATTGTTTTATTAATGATTACTCTGTTCCAAAAAAATCGCATCTGGACCGTTGGACTCCCAACAATCCCGGCGCAAGTTATCCGAGAATGTACTATGCTCAGACACACAATATGGAGTTTTCGGATTATTGGCTAGAAGATGCCTCTTATCTGAGACTGAAGAATCTTCAGGTAGGATATTCGTTTCCGAAGTCAATGCTGAAAAAAATGCAAATCAGTAAATTAAGAGCTTATATTTCTATGGATAACCTGTTCACCATAACCAACTATTTCAGTGGATTTGATCCTGAAGTACGTGAAACAGCTGGTGATGCATATCCTCAGGTAAAAACGTATGTTCTTGGTTTAAATGTTACATTCTAA